In Astatotilapia calliptera chromosome 16, fAstCal1.2, whole genome shotgun sequence, one genomic interval encodes:
- the myl1 gene encoding myosin light chain 1, skeletal muscle isoform codes for MAPKKDAKAPAKKAEPAPAPAPAPAPEPAPAPAAPAVDLSAIKVEFSADQIEDYREAFGLFDRVGDNKVAYNQIADIMRALGQNPTNKEVTKLLGNPSADDMASKRVEFEGFLPMLQAIINSPNKAGFEDYVEGLRVFDKEGNGTVMGAELRIVLSTLGEKMTEAEIDALMTGQEDENGCVNYEAFVKHIMSV; via the exons ATGGCACCCAAGAAGGACGCTAAGGCTCCCGCAAAGAAAGCCGAACCTGCGCCCGCGCCCGCACCTGCACCAGCGCCCGAGCCAGCCCCTGCTCCCGCAGCTCCCGCTGTCGACCTTTCCGCCATCAAG GTGGAATTCAGCGCAGACCAGATTGAAG ACTACAGGGAGGCCTTCGGTCTGTTCGACAGGGTGGGTGACAACAAGGTGGCTTACAACCAGATTGCTGACATCATGCGCGCTCTGGGACAGAACCCCACCAACAAGGAGGTGACCAAACTGCTGGGAAACCCCTCTGCTGATG ACATGGCCAGCAAGAGAGTAGAGTTTGAGGGCTTCCTGCCCATGCTCCAGGCCATCATCAACAGCCCAAACAAGGCAGGATTTGAAGACTATGTTGAGGGTCTGCGCGTCTTCGACAAGGAGGGCAACGGCACAGTGATGGGTGCTGAGCTGCGTATTGTCCTGTCAACACTCG GAGAGAAGATGACAGAGGCTGAGATTGACGCTCTCATGACAGGACAAGAGGATGAAAACGGCTGTGTCAACTATGAGG CCTTCGTCAAGCACATCATGTCTGTGTAA